Proteins co-encoded in one Arthrobacter alpinus genomic window:
- a CDS encoding LacI family DNA-binding transcriptional regulator → MVKGRITIAEIAEELGVSVPTISRVLNGREDVAAQTRIRVEEALTRHNYRKPVAPNSPFRSADLLDLVFHEAGSGWALEVIRGVEQAAGPEHIGVVLSQLGGSRRPSKEWLDSIMARRSIGVVLVLSGLDEAQRQQLDARSIPYVVIDAHGEPASNVPTVGSNNWNGGLVATRHLIELGHKRIAMISGPSDVLCSRARVDGFKSAHDEVGLRYDPALIRWGNFEKEAGYHHGLELLRGPNRPTAIFAGSDYQALGVMRAARELGLLIPRDLSIVGYDNLPVSDWLTPPLTTVNQPLAEMAMLATQTLISMARGKSIASPRVELGTDLVIRESTAPPAG, encoded by the coding sequence ATGGTCAAAGGACGCATCACGATTGCAGAGATTGCCGAAGAGCTTGGCGTTTCCGTTCCCACAATTTCCCGAGTCCTCAATGGCAGGGAGGACGTTGCCGCACAAACGCGGATCCGGGTTGAGGAAGCACTTACGCGGCACAACTACCGCAAACCCGTTGCCCCGAATTCCCCCTTCCGCTCAGCAGACCTGCTGGATCTCGTTTTTCACGAAGCAGGCAGCGGCTGGGCCCTTGAAGTCATTCGGGGCGTTGAACAAGCCGCGGGACCAGAACACATCGGCGTTGTGCTCTCGCAATTGGGAGGATCGCGCCGGCCCTCCAAGGAATGGCTCGATAGCATCATGGCCCGCCGTTCCATCGGCGTGGTTTTGGTGCTCTCTGGACTCGATGAAGCCCAACGCCAGCAACTTGATGCCCGCTCCATACCCTACGTAGTCATCGATGCGCACGGCGAACCCGCCTCAAACGTTCCCACAGTGGGCTCCAACAACTGGAACGGTGGCCTCGTAGCAACCCGGCACCTCATTGAGCTGGGCCACAAGAGAATCGCCATGATTTCCGGGCCCAGCGATGTTCTCTGCAGCAGGGCCCGCGTTGACGGATTCAAGAGCGCCCATGACGAGGTGGGACTGCGCTATGACCCAGCGTTGATTCGTTGGGGGAACTTTGAAAAGGAGGCCGGATATCACCATGGGCTTGAACTCCTCCGGGGTCCGAACCGCCCGACAGCAATCTTCGCCGGCTCTGATTACCAAGCACTGGGAGTGATGCGCGCGGCCCGTGAACTTGGGTTACTGATTCCCCGTGATCTCTCCATCGTCGGGTATGACAACCTGCCCGTTTCGGACTGGCTCACGCCGCCGCTGACCACGGTGAATCAGCCGCTCGCCGAGATGGCGATGCTGGCCACCCAAACGTTGATCTCCATGGCCCGCGGGAAGTCGATTGCGTCGCCGAGGGTTGAGCTAGGCACGGATCTGGTCATCCGGGAATCAACGGCACCTCCGGCCGGCTAA
- a CDS encoding endo-1,4-beta-xylanase translates to MVDNWPTTPAGEERQAAEIIRHYSTLVAHPAVQSITYWGFDDATAWLGAPSGLIRKDGSPKPAYTALQNLIRGEWWLVPVEMIADGEGRISLSVFAGLFEVAAGRSKGTVQLPVGEVQLEVPLAA, encoded by the coding sequence GTGGTCGATAACTGGCCCACAACGCCCGCCGGTGAGGAACGTCAGGCAGCGGAAATTATCCGCCACTACTCAACGCTTGTGGCGCACCCAGCGGTTCAATCGATTACCTATTGGGGTTTTGACGACGCCACGGCATGGCTCGGTGCGCCAAGCGGCCTGATCCGAAAGGACGGATCGCCGAAGCCGGCCTACACGGCACTTCAGAACCTTATCCGCGGGGAATGGTGGCTTGTTCCGGTCGAGATGATTGCAGACGGAGAAGGGCGCATCAGCCTCTCAGTATTTGCGGGGCTCTTTGAGGTTGCGGCAGGCCGGTCCAAGGGAACCGTCCAGTTGCCTGTTGGAGAAGTGCAACTGGAGGTACCGCTGGCAGCCTAG
- a CDS encoding DDE-type integrase/transposase/recombinase — protein sequence MENPTHQADRAYESRISTIHQEWILEFILAGWEKNNSVDHSFATAWDNGVMIASRRTWWRVAAEYEDQNARPTVPTKRGGKRGTAQKPVLKATGPCQVWSWDISDVYSKWQGRVYKVYSIMDIYSREIVGWRIEEREADYLAVEMFEAAIARYGAPRVVHADSGPSMRSHLLRDSLNSHGVELTFNRPYVSNDNPFSESGFRTMKYRPGYPRIFESLEAARDYLTDYVRWYSNDHKHSGIALFSPAQVHDGSWKELWDKREKTHQEYYEQNPGRFRQRPTTPAPAQHVGINLPKPEEHQKIA from the coding sequence GTGGAGAACCCCACCCATCAAGCCGACCGGGCCTATGAAAGCCGGATCAGTACCATCCATCAGGAGTGGATTCTTGAGTTCATTCTGGCCGGCTGGGAGAAGAACAACTCCGTGGATCATTCTTTCGCCACGGCCTGGGACAACGGCGTGATGATCGCCTCCCGCCGCACGTGGTGGCGGGTCGCGGCAGAGTACGAGGACCAGAATGCGCGCCCCACAGTCCCGACCAAACGCGGCGGTAAACGCGGCACCGCGCAGAAGCCGGTTCTCAAGGCCACCGGTCCCTGCCAGGTCTGGTCTTGGGACATCAGTGACGTCTATTCCAAGTGGCAGGGAAGGGTTTACAAGGTGTATTCCATCATGGATATCTACTCCCGGGAGATCGTCGGCTGGCGGATCGAGGAACGCGAGGCTGACTACCTCGCCGTCGAGATGTTCGAGGCCGCCATCGCCCGCTACGGCGCCCCGCGCGTGGTTCACGCGGACTCGGGCCCATCCATGAGGTCACACCTGCTCCGTGACTCTCTCAATTCCCACGGCGTGGAACTCACTTTTAACCGTCCCTACGTCTCCAACGACAATCCCTTCAGTGAGTCAGGTTTTCGCACGATGAAATATCGGCCCGGTTACCCTCGAATCTTCGAAAGCCTCGAGGCCGCCAGGGACTACCTCACCGACTACGTGCGCTGGTACAGCAACGATCACAAACACTCCGGCATCGCCTTGTTCTCACCAGCACAAGTCCACGACGGGTCCTGGAAAGAGCTCTGGGATAAACGCGAAAAAACCCACCAGGAATACTACGAACAAAACCCAGGAAGGTTCCGCCAACGACCCACCACACCAGCCCCAGCCCAACACGTAGGGATCAACCTCCCCAAACCCGAAGAACACCAAAAAATAGCCTAG
- a CDS encoding endo-1,4-beta-xylanase: MTADRYAHRKSNATITVTDAQGNPLRGQPVLVKQLQHAFGFGCTPPTMDDGEDQSRERWQGLFDTATLAFYWGRYEPTRGVTERKKLLQSAHWLSNRGVRLKGHPLVWHTVKAPWVDALPLPVAEELLRGRIRREVKDFAGLIDSWDAINEVVIMPEFVNEPDGVQNAITRICADKGRVPMVRLAIEEARGQNSGAQLILNDFDLGPRYEQLVEEVLDAGIQIDAIGLQSHMHKGFRGEDQLNDVCQRFARFGLPLHWTETTLLSGDLMPSNVGDPKIVKLCGVTRLFFGVLRVWGG, encoded by the coding sequence ATGACAGCTGATCGCTACGCCCATCGCAAAAGCAATGCCACCATCACCGTCACCGATGCCCAAGGCAACCCGTTGCGTGGGCAGCCGGTCCTGGTAAAACAGCTGCAGCATGCTTTCGGTTTCGGGTGCACGCCCCCGACTATGGACGACGGAGAAGATCAAAGTCGGGAACGTTGGCAGGGGCTGTTTGATACGGCAACACTCGCTTTCTACTGGGGCCGCTACGAACCCACGCGTGGCGTCACCGAACGCAAAAAACTACTCCAATCAGCCCATTGGCTTTCCAATCGCGGGGTTCGGCTCAAGGGCCACCCGCTGGTGTGGCACACGGTCAAAGCGCCGTGGGTGGATGCGTTGCCGCTACCCGTTGCCGAAGAACTGCTGCGGGGGAGAATCCGCCGAGAGGTCAAGGATTTCGCCGGGCTCATCGATTCGTGGGACGCGATCAACGAAGTTGTCATCATGCCCGAGTTTGTCAATGAGCCCGACGGTGTCCAGAATGCCATTACCCGGATCTGCGCTGACAAGGGACGTGTGCCGATGGTGAGGCTCGCGATTGAAGAGGCGCGGGGCCAGAACTCTGGGGCGCAGCTGATCCTCAACGACTTTGATCTGGGGCCGCGGTATGAACAACTCGTGGAGGAAGTCCTCGATGCCGGGATCCAGATCGATGCCATTGGCCTGCAATCCCATATGCACAAAGGGTTCCGTGGGGAAGACCAACTCAATGACGTGTGCCAGCGATTCGCCAGGTTTGGCCTTCCCCTGCATTGGACAGAGACCACTCTCCTCTCCGGGGACTTGATGCCCTCAAATGTTGGGGATCCGAAAATTGTCAAGCTGTGTGGAGTCACTAGGCTATTTTTTGGTGTTCTTCGGGTTTGGGGAGGTTGA
- a CDS encoding glycoside hydrolase family 43 protein, giving the protein MSEAFGYLLVHFVEDPLEHKEKIYLSLSEGDDPLSWRRLNGGAAVLESLEGTGGVRDPNIVRGPDGTFHILATDLRVWRPEGPDWWEFRHRGSLDVVMWDSTDLITWSEPRYVRIAPDGAGMAWAPKSVYDPVSGDFLVFWSSGLQEAVSPEPVSLESASLASAETGPSKILVSRTKDFVGFTAPEVYLDLPGGVIDMTLLVTDTAVHRLAKHDDDAPLSLQLFHQRGSSVFADDFITVAKNVGHEISPHVEGPLVFRHNHENRWYLWVDRYADMPQGYHAYSTTNLESGDWKHVPGFTLPENTKHGAVLPLQGDEYRNLDAFYPR; this is encoded by the coding sequence GTGAGCGAAGCGTTCGGCTATCTGCTGGTGCATTTCGTTGAGGACCCGCTGGAACACAAAGAGAAGATTTATCTATCGCTGAGTGAGGGCGATGACCCGCTTTCGTGGCGGCGCCTAAACGGCGGCGCAGCCGTTCTTGAGTCCTTGGAGGGGACCGGTGGTGTTAGGGATCCCAACATTGTCCGGGGACCCGATGGGACGTTCCACATTCTGGCCACCGATCTGCGCGTGTGGCGCCCGGAGGGACCCGACTGGTGGGAATTCAGGCACCGAGGCAGCCTGGATGTAGTGATGTGGGATTCCACTGATTTGATCACCTGGTCGGAACCGCGGTACGTGAGGATTGCCCCGGACGGAGCAGGCATGGCATGGGCGCCCAAATCGGTTTACGATCCGGTTTCCGGCGATTTCCTGGTCTTCTGGTCCTCCGGACTGCAGGAGGCAGTGTCCCCGGAGCCGGTGTCTCTGGAGTCAGCATCTCTGGCATCAGCCGAGACGGGTCCCAGCAAGATTCTCGTGTCACGTACCAAGGACTTCGTCGGCTTCACCGCTCCAGAGGTGTACTTGGATCTTCCCGGTGGAGTCATCGACATGACCTTGCTCGTCACTGACACCGCCGTACATCGTTTGGCCAAGCACGACGACGACGCACCCCTGTCACTTCAGCTGTTCCACCAAAGAGGCTCCTCGGTTTTTGCCGACGATTTCATCACCGTGGCCAAGAACGTGGGGCACGAAATTTCACCCCATGTTGAAGGTCCGCTGGTTTTCCGCCATAACCACGAGAATCGCTGGTATCTCTGGGTCGATCGGTACGCCGACATGCCGCAGGGATATCACGCTTACAGCACCACCAATTTGGAATCGGGCGACTGGAAGCACGTACCGGGCTTCACCTTGCCAGAAAACACCAAACATGGCGCCGTCCTCCCACTCCAAGGCGATGAGTACCGCAATTTGGACGCTTTTTATCCACGGTGA
- a CDS encoding glycoside hydrolase family 43 protein, translated as MTENQTTAMWGETNPVLPGFYPDPSVCRVDGDDGTWFYLVNSTFEYLPGLPVHRSRDLLSWELIGHVIDRPGQINLSTVRDSGGLFAPTIRHDGTRFLVVCTLVGGAEGASGNFVVTAENAAGPWSDPIWWDMDGIDPSIMIEPDGSMWAHGTRLAPLPEWAQQTEVWVRRLDNETLVPDTEETIVWSGALRGAIWSEGPHLLRRNGFVYLLAAEGGTSFHHAIVVARAESPLGPFVGNPANPVLTHRNLGRATPVTNVGHADLVEAQDGSWWAVCLATRAWDSCDLLGRETFLVPVTWENDWPVFAPGEGQLPQNPKGLQGLTGQEHLPFDSPDNPAATGGEDVIAVRRHPSEIVTETGVSGTFRLQAGNDLTDSRPAFVARRLASLSTRVQIRLVDASYGVRAGLALRYSSTAFVAVTVGGGTLSIDTVSGDASVVSTHAPRLTLPQGTGKGVLAFEVHGTSAVAIWEPDDGGSVRSDVLDISHLCAEKNGGFVGVTYGALAVGDSGSADFADLQGGL; from the coding sequence ATGACTGAGAACCAAACCACTGCTATGTGGGGCGAGACCAATCCCGTCTTGCCCGGATTTTATCCTGATCCGTCCGTGTGCCGCGTCGATGGGGATGACGGGACCTGGTTCTACCTGGTGAATTCCACCTTCGAGTATTTGCCCGGTCTGCCCGTGCACCGCTCGCGTGACTTGCTCAGTTGGGAACTCATCGGCCATGTGATCGACCGTCCGGGCCAGATTAATCTCTCAACCGTGAGAGATTCCGGCGGCTTGTTTGCACCGACGATCAGACACGATGGAACCCGTTTCCTGGTGGTCTGCACGCTGGTTGGCGGGGCCGAAGGAGCCTCGGGGAACTTCGTTGTCACGGCGGAGAACGCGGCCGGTCCGTGGTCGGATCCCATCTGGTGGGACATGGACGGAATTGACCCCTCCATCATGATTGAGCCTGACGGCAGCATGTGGGCTCATGGCACCAGACTGGCACCGCTCCCTGAATGGGCGCAGCAAACCGAAGTGTGGGTACGCAGGCTCGACAACGAAACATTGGTGCCGGACACGGAGGAGACCATTGTCTGGTCCGGAGCCTTGCGCGGAGCCATCTGGTCGGAGGGACCGCACCTGCTCCGTCGCAACGGGTTTGTGTATCTCCTTGCGGCAGAAGGCGGCACGAGCTTCCACCATGCGATCGTCGTCGCTAGAGCCGAATCACCACTTGGACCGTTCGTCGGCAATCCTGCCAACCCTGTCTTGACGCACCGCAATCTTGGCCGCGCAACGCCGGTGACAAATGTTGGCCATGCAGACCTCGTTGAGGCGCAAGATGGCAGCTGGTGGGCTGTCTGTTTGGCGACCCGAGCCTGGGACAGCTGTGATTTGCTGGGGAGGGAAACGTTCTTGGTTCCGGTGACATGGGAAAACGACTGGCCAGTCTTTGCCCCGGGCGAAGGGCAGCTGCCCCAAAATCCCAAGGGCCTTCAGGGTTTGACTGGCCAGGAACACTTGCCCTTTGACTCACCAGATAACCCCGCTGCAACCGGAGGTGAGGACGTCATTGCCGTCCGGCGTCATCCGTCAGAGATCGTCACAGAAACTGGGGTCTCAGGTACATTCCGGCTGCAGGCCGGGAATGATCTCACCGATTCTAGACCCGCATTTGTGGCCCGACGGTTGGCAAGCCTGAGTACGCGCGTGCAGATTCGACTGGTGGATGCCAGTTACGGAGTTCGCGCCGGACTGGCACTGCGCTACTCATCCACGGCTTTTGTGGCGGTCACAGTGGGAGGCGGGACGCTGAGTATTGACACAGTCTCGGGCGACGCCTCAGTTGTCTCCACTCACGCACCAAGGCTGACGCTGCCCCAGGGAACAGGCAAAGGTGTTCTTGCCTTTGAGGTGCATGGCACTAGTGCTGTTGCTATCTGGGAACCGGACGATGGGGGATCAGTTCGCTCTGATGTGCTGGATATCTCCCACCTGTGCGCCGAGAAGAACGGCGGATTCGTGGGCGTCACCTACGGAGCATTGGCTGTGGGGGATAGCGGTTCCGCTGACTTCGCGGATCTCCAGGGGGGACTGTGA
- a CDS encoding DUF624 domain-containing protein, producing MSSSALANEIGSGVLSRMAAGVYRLLVLAVFLILMCGPTLVAWTVLGDAAANAAFFVIALLPVGPALSAAVYAMRTWAASPDLSPARALWRGYRLNFLDTMKWWAVVVAVALVLIVNIVFAESVPFGVTFRPVGIIVLGLLGVWAGHLLVVSSLFSFRTRDSMRIAAVELFAQWKVSLGFLSLMIVALATVHLGTELALLVFAWAFSGILWLIAQPLIADVSRRFIKND from the coding sequence ATGAGTTCCAGCGCTCTCGCCAATGAGATTGGCAGCGGCGTATTGTCTCGGATGGCGGCAGGTGTGTATCGGCTACTGGTGCTGGCGGTTTTTCTCATTCTGATGTGCGGGCCAACACTGGTTGCATGGACAGTATTGGGCGATGCGGCTGCCAATGCTGCGTTCTTCGTCATTGCGCTGCTGCCCGTGGGGCCTGCGCTCTCGGCAGCCGTGTATGCCATGCGTACTTGGGCCGCATCGCCAGATCTGTCACCGGCCCGTGCCCTGTGGCGTGGATACCGGCTGAACTTTCTCGACACCATGAAGTGGTGGGCTGTGGTTGTTGCCGTGGCGCTGGTGTTGATCGTCAACATTGTCTTTGCCGAGTCAGTTCCCTTCGGGGTAACTTTTCGACCGGTAGGGATCATCGTCTTGGGTCTACTCGGTGTCTGGGCGGGGCACCTGCTGGTGGTCTCGTCCTTGTTTTCCTTCCGCACCCGAGATTCGATGCGGATCGCCGCCGTCGAACTTTTCGCGCAGTGGAAGGTGAGCCTTGGCTTTTTGTCCCTCATGATCGTTGCCCTAGCCACGGTGCACCTTGGTACGGAACTGGCCCTGCTGGTCTTCGCGTGGGCCTTTAGTGGCATTCTCTGGCTTATTGCGCAGCCGCTCATCGCAGACGTTTCCCGGAGGTTTATCAAGAATGACTGA
- a CDS encoding beta-glucosidase family protein yields the protein MTIDSSVVQSNFLKARPWHDTSLSATDRADVLIAEMTLEEKTSQLVGLWVGADDGGGDVAPYQSDMSQDTPVFAEVIVDGLGQLTRPFGTVPVDPSAGAQSLARAQRQIMAANRFGIPAQVHEECLAGFSAWGATAYPVPLSWGASFNPELVGRIAGQIGRSLRSVGVHQGLAPVLDVVRDYRWGRVEETIGEDPYLVGTVGAAYVQGLESAGIVATLKHFAGYSGSRAARNHAPVAAGPREMADVYYPPFEMALRHGGARSVMNSYAEVDGVPAAADPQLLTELLRGTWGFDGVVVADYFAIAFLRTLQRVAGTESEAAARALAAGIDVELPSVAAYGKPLNDAVRSGAVSEELVNRALRRVLVQKIDLGLLDADYQPEVPDQVELDTTDSQALALELAREAVVLVANDGVLPLRPEARLAVVGPLADDAYGMLGCYSFPAHVGVKHPERGLGLEIGTVLEGLRGQHRGEIAFAKGCDVKAAGRSGFAAATDAAAGADVALVVLGDQAGLFGRGTSGEGCDAADLRLPGEQQALLEAILATGTPVVLLLLSGRPYALGSVAQKCAAVVQTFFPGQRGGQAIAEVLTGAINPSGHLPVSIPNSPHVQPGTYLAPPLGMRNGVSNLDPTALFPFGHGLSYGELSWGHVTTGNQQWQIGESTALTMELSNNSARRVADVVQVYLHDPVAQVTRPDIRLIAYQRVDLEPGESATVNFTLHSDLTSFAGLKLHQLVEPGELELRISRSSTDVHAVVRRTLVGREQIVGADRKLMATSHVHVRSASLAGEQR from the coding sequence ATGACAATTGACAGTTCAGTGGTCCAGTCCAATTTCCTGAAAGCAAGGCCATGGCATGACACCTCACTTTCGGCAACAGATCGGGCCGATGTGCTGATTGCTGAAATGACGCTAGAGGAGAAAACGAGCCAACTCGTGGGCCTGTGGGTTGGCGCCGACGATGGGGGAGGGGACGTGGCGCCGTACCAAAGCGACATGAGCCAGGACACTCCCGTCTTTGCCGAGGTGATTGTCGACGGGCTAGGGCAACTCACTCGGCCCTTCGGCACCGTTCCGGTTGATCCTTCGGCCGGGGCGCAATCCTTGGCCAGGGCTCAGCGGCAGATCATGGCCGCCAACCGTTTCGGAATCCCTGCCCAGGTCCACGAGGAATGCCTAGCCGGCTTCTCCGCGTGGGGCGCAACGGCATATCCGGTTCCACTGTCTTGGGGAGCCAGCTTCAACCCGGAGCTGGTTGGCCGCATTGCCGGGCAGATTGGCAGGTCGTTGCGTTCCGTGGGCGTACACCAAGGGCTCGCGCCGGTTTTGGACGTGGTGCGGGATTACCGATGGGGAAGAGTGGAAGAAACCATCGGCGAGGACCCGTATCTAGTTGGTACCGTTGGCGCCGCGTATGTTCAAGGGCTTGAAAGTGCTGGCATTGTTGCCACACTCAAGCATTTTGCCGGATACTCCGGTTCGCGGGCGGCACGCAACCACGCGCCGGTCGCGGCGGGCCCACGGGAGATGGCAGATGTCTACTACCCGCCGTTCGAGATGGCGCTGCGCCATGGCGGCGCCCGGTCGGTGATGAATTCCTACGCCGAGGTTGATGGCGTACCCGCCGCTGCCGATCCGCAGCTGCTCACCGAATTGCTGCGGGGCACGTGGGGGTTCGACGGCGTTGTGGTGGCGGACTACTTTGCCATCGCGTTCCTGCGCACACTTCAGCGTGTTGCCGGAACCGAGTCCGAAGCCGCCGCCCGCGCGCTCGCAGCAGGGATTGATGTTGAGTTGCCGTCGGTGGCTGCTTACGGCAAACCCCTGAATGACGCCGTTCGCTCTGGCGCCGTCTCCGAGGAGCTCGTCAACAGGGCACTGCGACGGGTCCTTGTGCAGAAGATTGACTTGGGACTGCTAGATGCGGACTACCAACCGGAAGTGCCGGATCAGGTGGAGCTCGACACCACAGATTCCCAAGCCCTAGCGCTGGAACTCGCCCGGGAAGCCGTCGTTCTGGTAGCGAACGACGGCGTGCTGCCGCTGCGTCCGGAGGCTCGTCTCGCCGTCGTCGGCCCGCTGGCAGATGATGCTTACGGCATGCTTGGCTGCTATTCATTTCCGGCACATGTTGGCGTCAAGCATCCGGAGCGGGGCCTTGGGCTGGAGATCGGAACCGTGCTCGAGGGGTTGCGTGGACAGCATCGAGGCGAGATCGCTTTTGCCAAGGGTTGCGATGTCAAGGCTGCAGGCAGGAGCGGTTTTGCTGCCGCGACGGATGCGGCGGCCGGCGCAGATGTGGCACTGGTGGTGTTGGGAGATCAGGCCGGGCTGTTTGGGCGTGGAACATCCGGGGAGGGCTGCGATGCTGCGGATCTGCGCCTGCCCGGTGAGCAGCAAGCTCTGCTGGAAGCTATCTTGGCGACCGGGACACCCGTTGTCCTACTCCTACTCTCCGGCCGCCCTTATGCACTTGGTTCGGTGGCGCAGAAGTGTGCCGCGGTAGTGCAAACGTTCTTTCCGGGACAACGTGGAGGACAAGCCATCGCGGAAGTGCTCACGGGTGCCATCAATCCCAGTGGACACCTGCCGGTGAGCATTCCCAACAGTCCCCATGTTCAGCCGGGGACCTATTTGGCGCCCCCGCTGGGCATGCGCAACGGGGTTTCAAATCTCGACCCCACAGCTCTGTTCCCCTTCGGCCACGGCCTCTCCTATGGCGAGCTGAGTTGGGGCCACGTGACCACGGGGAATCAGCAATGGCAGATTGGTGAAAGCACCGCGCTGACCATGGAGCTCAGCAACAACAGCGCAAGGAGGGTGGCCGACGTCGTACAGGTCTATTTGCATGATCCCGTGGCCCAAGTCACCCGCCCGGACATTCGGCTGATCGCATACCAGCGGGTGGACCTTGAACCGGGAGAGAGCGCAACGGTGAATTTCACGCTGCACTCGGATCTGACCTCCTTCGCGGGGCTCAAGCTGCATCAGCTCGTGGAGCCGGGAGAGCTGGAACTGCGCATCTCGCGCTCCAGCACCGACGTGCATGCCGTGGTTCGGCGGACACTTGTGGGACGCGAACAAATTGTTGGAGCAGATCGTAAACTCATGGCTACCAGCCATGTCCACGTTCGATCCGCCTCCCTGGCCGGGGAACAGCGATGA